The following proteins are encoded in a genomic region of Victivallis lenta:
- the ycaC gene encoding isochorismate family cysteine hydrolase YcaC, whose product MSRLNREDAAMLLIDHQVGLLSLVRDFTPAEFKNNVMAVADTAKHFNLPTVLTTSFEQGPNGVLLPEIRRMFPNAPFIPRPGQINAWDNEDFVKAVKATGRKQLVIAGIVTEVCVAFPALSALNEGFEVFVVVDASGTFNKTTRNAAIARMQQAGAQMITWFAMASELQRDWRDNGDGLKKIYCDHLLEYDALVVAHDAEK is encoded by the coding sequence ATGTCCAGATTAAACAGAGAAGATGCCGCCATGCTGCTGATCGACCATCAGGTCGGGCTGCTGTCGCTGGTCCGGGATTTCACGCCGGCCGAATTCAAGAACAACGTCATGGCCGTGGCCGACACTGCAAAGCATTTCAATCTGCCGACCGTGCTGACCACGAGTTTCGAACAGGGCCCGAACGGCGTCCTGCTGCCCGAAATCCGCAGGATGTTCCCGAACGCGCCGTTCATTCCGCGCCCGGGCCAGATCAATGCGTGGGACAACGAAGACTTCGTGAAGGCGGTCAAGGCGACCGGCCGCAAGCAGCTCGTCATCGCCGGCATCGTGACCGAAGTCTGCGTCGCCTTTCCGGCGCTTTCGGCATTGAACGAAGGTTTCGAGGTATTTGTCGTCGTCGATGCCTCCGGCACCTTCAACAAGACCACCCGCAACGCGGCCATCGCCCGCATGCAGCAGGCCGGCGCCCAGATGATCACCTGGTTCGCCATGGCCTCCGAGCTCCAGCGTGACTGGCGCGACAACGGCGACGGCCTGAAGAAGATCTACTGCGACCACCTGCTCGAATACGATGCGCTGGTCGTGGCGCACGACGCCGAAAAGTAA
- a CDS encoding response regulator: MAKEKILVVEDEEAIQELIRYNLNKEGFDRVRLCDSGEAALAQAAEFKPDLILLDLMLPGIDGLSVCRRLRRDARTAAVPIIMLTAKSEESDIVTGLEVGADDYLAKPFSPKVLIARIKSVLRRVNPTELEESSTSLKRGVLTMNRGTREAAIDGHALSLTFSEFEILYLLARRPGWVFTRNQIVNEVKGDDYPVTERAVDVQMVSLRRKLGGHGDLIETVRGVGYRFAQE; the protein is encoded by the coding sequence ATGGCGAAAGAAAAGATACTGGTAGTCGAGGATGAGGAAGCGATTCAGGAGCTGATCCGCTACAACCTGAACAAAGAGGGATTCGACCGGGTCAGGCTTTGCGACTCCGGCGAGGCTGCGCTGGCTCAGGCGGCCGAATTCAAACCGGATCTGATTCTGCTCGATCTGATGCTGCCCGGTATCGACGGCCTGTCGGTCTGCCGCCGCCTCCGCCGCGATGCGCGGACCGCCGCTGTGCCGATCATCATGCTGACCGCGAAATCCGAGGAGAGCGACATCGTGACCGGACTCGAAGTCGGCGCGGACGATTACCTGGCCAAGCCGTTCAGCCCGAAGGTGCTGATCGCCCGGATCAAGTCGGTTCTGCGCCGCGTCAACCCGACCGAACTTGAGGAGTCTTCGACTTCGCTCAAACGCGGTGTCCTCACCATGAACCGCGGCACCCGCGAAGCTGCGATCGACGGACATGCGCTTTCGCTTACCTTTTCGGAGTTCGAAATTCTTTATCTGCTCGCCCGCCGCCCGGGCTGGGTGTTCACGCGGAACCAGATCGTCAATGAAGTCAAGGGCGACGATTATCCGGTGACGGAGCGTGCGGTCGATGTGCAGATGGTCAGCCTGCGCCGCAAGCTTGGCGGCCACGGCGATCTGATCGAGACGGTCCGCGGCGTCGGCTACCGTTTCGCCCAGGAGTGA
- a CDS encoding helix-turn-helix domain-containing protein — translation MQQSNIDLRPKRIYRCDGRLQAGTSVQENAAPALRGDICNDFLNPCYILSGSGFYIDAAGRRCRYVPGSLLIRFPGVPHHQHHDRGFYADKYFALPAEYGRILLERKLITPEKPVIELGLRPALAGRFDELTGLLERESEERLILVMNEIFRFFCELLLDESGQNPLHGIIAAGAALLERDPEKRIPVEAVAAELGLSYARFRRLFTRAYKVPPAEYRIRRRIEKIQSLLTGSDLPLKEIADRFGYADVYTFARQFKQCTGITPGQFRKR, via the coding sequence ATGCAACAATCGAACATCGATCTGCGGCCGAAACGCATCTACCGCTGCGACGGCAGACTCCAGGCGGGGACCTCCGTGCAGGAGAACGCCGCGCCCGCACTGCGCGGCGACATCTGCAATGACTTCCTGAATCCGTGCTACATCCTGTCCGGCAGCGGCTTCTACATCGACGCGGCGGGGCGGCGCTGCCGTTACGTTCCGGGGTCGCTCCTGATCCGTTTTCCGGGAGTGCCGCATCACCAGCACCACGACCGTGGCTTCTACGCCGACAAATACTTCGCGCTGCCGGCCGAATACGGCCGAATTCTGCTTGAGCGGAAGCTCATCACTCCGGAGAAACCGGTCATCGAACTCGGGCTCCGTCCCGCGCTGGCCGGGCGGTTCGACGAACTGACCGGGCTGCTCGAACGCGAGAGCGAGGAGCGGCTGATCCTGGTCATGAACGAGATTTTCCGTTTTTTCTGCGAACTGCTGCTCGACGAATCCGGCCAGAATCCTCTCCACGGCATCATTGCCGCCGGCGCCGCGCTGCTCGAGCGCGACCCGGAGAAACGGATTCCGGTCGAAGCGGTCGCCGCCGAGCTCGGGCTCTCCTATGCGCGGTTCCGGCGGCTTTTCACCCGCGCCTACAAAGTTCCGCCTGCCGAATACCGAATCAGGCGGCGCATCGAAAAAATCCAGTCCCTCCTGACCGGCAGCGACCTGCCGCTCAAAGAGATCGCCGACCGCTTCGGCTATGCCGACGTCTATACCTTCGCGCGCCAGTTCAAGCAGTGCACCGGCATTACTCCCGGACAATTCCGCAAACGGTAA
- a CDS encoding HAMP domain-containing sensor histidine kinase yields the protein MKNDLFLSWPGIFIAVALVFSVFAWWQSSSLEQLYVERTERELESRGRLFAGEAARLVRAGDLAGLQEFFSAEGRATRTRISLIAADGEVIADSDEQPGNMDNHGRRPEVVEAMQAFAKGEGSYSVIRHSSTSGRRMIYCAMPIAIGDRHYVLRAAFSIHEIDAVLRRARMDVLWAVLVTMLIAAGFCWFLYQTITRPVRALCGASARIAAGDLDTRLPVPRRGAIRELGGSVSRMAEELKARIGEITREKGERDAIFAALSEGVVVLDVDENIIDTNRAARRIFQIKGDPRKQPVGALLRNEALADFLKRLREGGEPAEAEFPFSLPSGDKQLRVRGCTLRWNGNDRQGILLVFYDMTQLRKLENFRRDFVANVSHEIKTPLTVIRGAVETLQDGAINEPESARRFMEIISTHSERLNNLVQDILSLSLLEYRASGEGYDLVNCDLSLPLASAVKLEQPRAEEAGIRLVTEIEANPQVRIDVQLIEQAVVNLIDNAIKHSGEKSEIRIRLHTEDGNAVLSVTDRGCGIAPEHVERLFERFYRVDKARSRKAGGTGLGLAIVKHIMQLHRGSAEVRSRPGEGSTFLLRLPIVKSGCASGAS from the coding sequence ATGAAAAACGATCTGTTTCTCTCCTGGCCCGGCATATTCATCGCCGTGGCGCTTGTGTTCTCGGTCTTCGCATGGTGGCAGTCGAGTTCGCTTGAACAGCTCTATGTGGAGCGAACCGAGCGGGAGCTCGAGAGCCGGGGGCGGCTCTTTGCCGGAGAGGCGGCTCGGCTGGTCCGTGCCGGCGACCTGGCGGGGCTGCAGGAGTTCTTTTCGGCCGAGGGCAGGGCGACACGCACGCGGATTTCCCTGATTGCGGCGGACGGCGAAGTGATTGCCGACTCCGACGAGCAGCCGGGCAATATGGACAATCACGGACGGCGTCCCGAAGTCGTGGAGGCGATGCAGGCTTTCGCGAAGGGGGAGGGGAGCTATTCGGTGATCCGTCACAGTTCGACGAGCGGGCGCCGGATGATCTACTGCGCAATGCCGATTGCGATCGGCGACCGGCATTATGTGTTGCGGGCGGCCTTTTCGATTCATGAGATCGATGCGGTGCTGCGCCGGGCGCGGATGGATGTGCTCTGGGCCGTTCTGGTGACCATGCTGATTGCGGCCGGATTCTGCTGGTTTCTGTATCAGACCATTACCCGTCCGGTCCGGGCGCTCTGCGGCGCGTCGGCGCGGATCGCGGCGGGCGACCTCGATACGCGGTTGCCGGTGCCGCGGCGCGGCGCCATCCGCGAGCTCGGCGGCAGTGTCAGCCGCATGGCTGAGGAGCTCAAGGCGCGGATCGGTGAAATCACGCGCGAGAAGGGGGAACGCGACGCGATTTTCGCGGCGCTCTCGGAGGGGGTCGTCGTTCTCGACGTCGATGAGAACATCATCGACACGAACCGCGCTGCGCGGCGGATTTTCCAGATCAAGGGAGACCCCCGCAAACAGCCGGTCGGCGCGCTTCTGCGGAATGAGGCGCTGGCTGATTTTCTGAAGCGCCTGCGCGAGGGCGGCGAGCCGGCTGAGGCGGAATTCCCGTTTTCGCTGCCGAGCGGCGACAAGCAGCTCCGGGTGCGCGGCTGCACATTGCGCTGGAACGGAAACGACCGGCAGGGAATTCTGCTCGTGTTTTACGATATGACCCAGCTGCGCAAGCTCGAAAATTTCCGCCGGGACTTTGTGGCGAACGTGTCGCATGAGATCAAGACGCCGCTGACCGTGATCCGCGGCGCCGTCGAAACGCTGCAGGACGGCGCGATCAACGAACCGGAGAGCGCCCGCCGCTTCATGGAGATCATTTCAACCCACTCCGAGCGGCTCAACAATCTCGTGCAGGATATCCTGAGTTTGTCGCTGCTCGAATACCGCGCGTCGGGCGAGGGGTACGATCTGGTGAACTGCGATCTGTCGCTGCCGCTCGCCTCGGCGGTCAAGCTCGAACAGCCGCGCGCCGAGGAGGCCGGAATCCGGCTGGTGACCGAAATCGAAGCGAATCCGCAGGTCCGCATCGACGTGCAGCTGATCGAGCAGGCGGTCGTCAACCTGATTGACAATGCAATCAAGCACAGCGGTGAAAAGAGTGAAATACGGATTCGCCTCCATACCGAAGACGGCAATGCCGTGCTGTCGGTGACCGACCGCGGCTGCGGCATCGCCCCCGAGCATGTCGAGCGGCTGTTCGAGCGCTTCTACCGGGTCGACAAGGCGCGGAGCCGCAAGGCCGGCGGGACCGGGCTCGGCCTGGCGATCGTCAAGCATATCATGCAGCTGCACCGCGGTTCCGCCGAAGTGCGGAGCAGGCCCGGCGAGGGCAGCACGTTCCTGCTGCGGCTGCCGATTGTGAAAAGCGGATGTGCATCGGGCGCATCATAA